One window of the Runella slithyformis DSM 19594 genome contains the following:
- the pckA gene encoding phosphoenolpyruvate carboxykinase (ATP) has product MSISFNLLQYGIKNKETIRNAPPAKLYQMAILYEDGAAISDKGALILESGAKTGRSPKDKRIIERPESVNDIWWGSVNIKLDEHTFDINRQRAIDYLNTRTRMYVMDGYAGWDTKYRIKVRVICTRPYHALFMNNMLIRPTEAELAAFGEPDYVIYNAGEFPANTFTTYMNSRTSIDLCFERKEFVILGTEYAGEMKKGVFTIMNYIMPKIGVLSMHCSANEGEDGDVSLFFGLSGTGKTTLSADPHRKLIGDDEHCWSPEGVFNIEGGCYAKAINLSAEKEPEIFQAIKFGTVLENVVYNPVNHEVDYDDISITENTRASYPIEFIPNAKIPCVGGHPKNVIFLTCDAYGVLPPVSKLTPAQAMYHFISGYTAKVAGTEMGVTEPSATFSACFGAAFMVWHPSKYAELLSEKIQENGTKVWLVNTGWTGGAYGTGSRIKLKFTRAILDAIHSGELADSPTVMDTIFGLEIPIVCSGVPAQLLIPQNTWTDLGSYEQTAKKLAELFNNNFETFKDGCSEEIIHAGPLFK; this is encoded by the coding sequence ATGAGCATCTCTTTTAATTTACTTCAGTACGGAATTAAAAATAAAGAAACCATTAGAAACGCCCCTCCGGCCAAACTGTATCAGATGGCGATCCTGTACGAGGACGGTGCGGCCATTTCCGACAAAGGGGCCCTTATTCTGGAATCAGGTGCCAAGACCGGTCGCAGCCCCAAAGACAAGCGCATCATTGAGCGACCCGAAAGCGTCAACGATATTTGGTGGGGCAGTGTGAACATTAAACTGGATGAACACACTTTCGATATCAACCGCCAGCGCGCCATTGACTACCTCAATACCCGTACCCGAATGTATGTCATGGACGGCTATGCGGGCTGGGATACCAAGTACCGAATCAAAGTCAGAGTGATCTGTACCCGTCCTTACCATGCGCTGTTCATGAACAACATGCTCATTCGCCCTACCGAAGCCGAATTGGCTGCTTTTGGGGAGCCTGATTACGTTATCTACAATGCCGGAGAGTTTCCGGCCAACACGTTCACCACGTACATGAATTCCCGCACCAGCATTGACCTTTGTTTTGAGCGCAAAGAATTTGTGATCCTGGGCACTGAATACGCGGGAGAAATGAAAAAAGGTGTATTCACCATCATGAACTACATCATGCCCAAAATAGGGGTGCTCTCTATGCACTGCTCCGCCAACGAAGGCGAAGACGGAGATGTATCATTGTTTTTTGGGTTAAGCGGTACGGGAAAAACTACCCTCTCCGCCGACCCTCACCGTAAGCTCATCGGCGACGATGAACACTGCTGGTCGCCGGAAGGAGTTTTCAACATTGAAGGCGGTTGCTACGCCAAGGCCATTAACCTGAGTGCCGAGAAAGAACCCGAAATATTTCAGGCCATCAAATTCGGCACCGTACTGGAAAATGTGGTATACAACCCCGTCAACCACGAAGTGGATTATGACGACATTTCCATCACCGAAAACACCCGTGCCTCCTATCCTATTGAATTCATCCCCAATGCCAAAATCCCCTGCGTAGGCGGTCACCCTAAAAACGTCATTTTCCTGACCTGTGATGCCTACGGCGTATTGCCGCCGGTCTCAAAACTCACGCCTGCTCAGGCCATGTATCACTTTATCAGCGGCTATACAGCCAAAGTAGCGGGGACTGAAATGGGCGTCACGGAGCCGAGCGCTACGTTTTCGGCCTGTTTCGGTGCTGCTTTTATGGTCTGGCACCCAAGTAAATATGCGGAGTTATTGTCCGAAAAAATTCAGGAGAACGGCACGAAAGTTTGGCTGGTCAATACGGGTTGGACGGGCGGTGCCTACGGTACGGGCTCCCGAATTAAACTCAAATTTACCCGGGCCATCCTGGATGCCATCCACAGCGGAGAATTGGCGGACTCTCCCACCGTGATGGACACTATTTTCGGACTCGAAATCCCCATTGTGTGCAGCGGTGTACCGGCCCAATTGTTAATTCCGCAAAACACGTGGACTGACTTGGGCAGCTATGAACAAACCGCTAAAAAATTGGCAGAGTTATTCAACAACAACTTTGAAACCTTCAAAGACGGTTGTTCTGAAGAAATCATCCACGCCGGACCTCTTTTTAAATAA
- a CDS encoding Gfo/Idh/MocA family protein yields the protein MQRREFIQKSILATAATAMSATSYSKIIGANDRVRVGVVGFSDRHRASHVGPFKELSKGMNFEITSLSDIWNRRREEGKAYLDKQLGGNVKVYRNNEEMYEAKAVDAVFMSTADFQHALHTIEAVQAGCDVYAEKPLAETMEDNRAVLKAVKASGKIVQIGSQRRSGENYWAADEFIKSGKFGPIVMVELMWNVNQPGRWRRPELTKILKESDVDWMRYQLNRPKVAFDPRKYLEYRLFWPYSSGIPGQWMSHQIDTVHWFSGLQHPRSAVANGGIYQWKDGRTNPDTLTVVFDYGPANDPASGFQVQFTSRFSNSAGDTKELYYSNGGMINLDTNEISSTGGLREREAAAMGLKANLVSPTKLEGIKVATDANTGGDPLTFNHIKNWMECVRSRKQPNAPIEAGYQHSIATIMANAAYRTGQRVTFDEKTQEVLAGGKPFKY from the coding sequence ATGCAACGTCGAGAATTTATACAAAAATCCATCTTAGCGACTGCCGCCACCGCAATGTCGGCCACGAGCTATTCCAAAATCATCGGAGCCAATGACCGCGTGCGCGTAGGGGTTGTAGGGTTTTCAGACCGTCACCGCGCTTCCCACGTGGGTCCTTTTAAAGAATTATCGAAAGGAATGAATTTTGAGATCACGTCGCTTTCCGACATTTGGAATCGTCGTCGTGAAGAAGGAAAAGCGTATTTAGACAAGCAATTGGGCGGCAACGTAAAGGTGTATCGTAACAACGAAGAAATGTACGAGGCCAAAGCGGTCGATGCCGTTTTCATGAGTACTGCCGACTTCCAGCACGCCCTTCATACCATTGAAGCCGTACAGGCAGGGTGTGATGTATACGCCGAAAAACCATTGGCCGAAACCATGGAAGACAACCGCGCCGTGTTGAAAGCCGTGAAAGCATCAGGAAAAATCGTGCAAATCGGTTCACAGCGCCGCAGCGGAGAAAACTACTGGGCCGCCGATGAATTTATCAAATCAGGAAAATTCGGCCCCATCGTCATGGTTGAATTGATGTGGAACGTCAACCAACCGGGCCGCTGGCGCCGACCTGAATTGACCAAAATTTTGAAAGAATCCGACGTTGATTGGATGCGTTATCAGCTTAACCGCCCCAAAGTGGCCTTTGACCCACGCAAATACTTAGAGTATCGCTTATTCTGGCCCTATTCGTCAGGAATTCCCGGCCAATGGATGAGCCATCAGATTGATACGGTACACTGGTTCAGCGGTTTGCAGCACCCACGTTCGGCAGTTGCCAATGGCGGGATCTATCAGTGGAAAGATGGGCGTACCAACCCCGATACCCTTACGGTGGTATTCGATTACGGCCCGGCCAATGATCCTGCTTCGGGCTTTCAGGTACAGTTTACGAGCCGTTTTTCCAACTCTGCCGGCGACACCAAAGAGTTGTATTACTCCAACGGCGGTATGATCAATCTTGACACCAACGAAATCAGTTCCACCGGTGGTCTGCGCGAACGCGAAGCCGCTGCGATGGGATTAAAAGCTAACTTAGTGTCTCCTACCAAATTGGAAGGCATTAAAGTTGCTACCGACGCCAACACCGGCGGCGACCCGCTGACGTTCAATCACATCAAAAACTGGATGGAATGTGTACGCAGCCGCAAGCAACCCAATGCGCCGATCGAAGCGGGCTATCAGCACTCCATTGCCACTATTATGGCCAATGCCGCTTACCGTACCGGTCAGCGCGTGACATTTGATGAAAAAACACAGGAAGTATTGGCGGGCGGAAAACCGTTTAAGTACTAG
- a CDS encoding SPFH domain-containing protein: MTAFIIIAVLALLIVFMTVKVVPQQTAYVVERLGKFHAVLQPGINFIIPFFDRTAYKHSLKEKAIDIPEQICITRDNVQVRVDGVLFLQVIDAQRASYGIGDYIFGVTQLAQTTMRSEIGKIDLDKTFEERTTVNQAVVHAIDEAAIGWGVKMLRYEIKNITPPQSVLHAMEKQMQAERERRALILQSDGEKMAAVNVAEGQKQKVVLESEALKTRQINEAEGQAAAIMSVADATAESIRVVAAAIQEKGGMDAVQLKVAEQMVQQFGNLAKSTNTMILPANFGDMASMIAAAMSVVKHENKSGK, from the coding sequence ATGACTGCCTTTATTATTATTGCTGTTTTAGCATTGCTTATTGTATTTATGACGGTCAAAGTGGTTCCTCAACAAACGGCTTACGTGGTTGAACGTCTCGGTAAATTTCATGCCGTGTTACAACCCGGGATCAATTTTATCATTCCTTTTTTTGACCGTACCGCCTATAAGCACAGTTTGAAAGAAAAAGCCATTGATATTCCTGAGCAGATTTGTATCACTCGCGACAACGTTCAGGTACGGGTCGATGGGGTGCTTTTTCTTCAGGTGATCGATGCTCAGCGTGCCTCTTATGGAATCGGCGATTATATTTTTGGGGTAACGCAATTGGCCCAAACGACCATGCGTTCGGAAATTGGTAAAATTGATTTAGATAAAACGTTTGAAGAACGGACCACGGTCAACCAGGCCGTAGTACACGCCATCGACGAAGCGGCCATTGGTTGGGGCGTAAAAATGCTTCGGTACGAGATCAAAAACATTACGCCTCCGCAAAGTGTGCTGCATGCCATGGAAAAGCAAATGCAGGCCGAACGGGAGCGTCGGGCGTTGATCCTGCAATCGGACGGGGAGAAAATGGCGGCGGTCAACGTAGCGGAAGGGCAAAAACAAAAGGTTGTACTGGAATCGGAAGCCTTAAAAACGCGCCAGATCAACGAAGCGGAAGGACAGGCGGCCGCCATTATGTCGGTCGCGGATGCTACCGCCGAAAGTATCAGAGTAGTGGCGGCGGCCATTCAGGAAAAAGGCGGCATGGACGCTGTACAACTGAAAGTCGCCGAGCAAATGGTGCAGCAATTCGGGAACTTGGCCAAATCGACCAATACAATGATCCTGCCGGCCAATTTTGGTGATATGGCTTCGATGATCGCTGCTGCCATGAGCGTTGTAAAACATGAAAATAAATCGGGTAAGTAA
- a CDS encoding NfeD family protein has translation MDSLQIWVIVGVAMLIAELLSVTFVFLFLSVGAFVTALLSYMGLTPTVNSQLFCFSVISVLSLLALRKPLLQFSRRKNKTLEYSEYIGDKATVVQSIPPDGEGKVFYRGTEWIALSRKGHPIAMGSSVVIKKLDGIKLIVSDTEIETVE, from the coding sequence ATGGATTCATTACAGATTTGGGTAATAGTTGGAGTGGCAATGCTCATAGCAGAGTTACTTTCAGTAACATTTGTATTCCTGTTTTTAAGTGTGGGAGCCTTTGTGACGGCGTTGCTGTCATATATGGGCCTTACCCCCACCGTTAATTCACAACTTTTCTGTTTTTCGGTCATTTCGGTGCTTTCTTTGTTGGCATTGCGAAAGCCGCTGTTGCAGTTTTCGCGTCGTAAAAATAAAACGCTGGAATATTCTGAATACATTGGGGATAAAGCCACGGTGGTGCAAAGCATTCCTCCCGACGGTGAAGGCAAGGTTTTCTACCGGGGAACGGAATGGATCGCATTAAGCCGAAAAGGGCACCCTATCGCGATGGGCTCTTCGGTAGTCATCAAAAAACTGGACGGCATCAAACTGATCGTTTCGGACACGGAAATAGAAACGGTTGAATAA